Part of the Clostridia bacterium genome is shown below.
GTGAAGTTGTGGTTATTCAGGATGGAGCAAGGCCTATAGTACCGGACGGCATCATAGAAAGGTGTATAGAAGGTGCAAAGGCTTATGGGGCTGTGTCCGCCGGCATGCCCGCAAAAGAGACCATAAAAATACTAGATGCAGAAGGTTTTGTAGAATGCACTCCGGACCGGGGGAAGGTATGGATAACCCAGACACCACAAGCCTTTCGTCCGGACATAATCAAGAAAGCACATGCAAGTGCAGGCAATGAAGGAATATCAGGTACTGATGATGCATTTCTGGTTGAACGTATGGGGATAAAAGTCAAGATGATAGAGAGTACATATGAGAATATTAAGGTAACAACACCTGAGGACATTATTATTGCTGAAACAATAATGAACAAAAATTTTCAATAGGGAGGAATATGCAGATATTTGTAGAATAATATCGATAAATAGTGTACGGTGAACTTGCACTGTTACAGCATCAAAAAGACAGATAAGGAACTTGGATTGTATATAAAAGGAAAGCTATAGAAAACAAGAAGTAAATGGCATGTATGTGGGGTAAAATACCTGTATGCATGCCATAAAAATATGAGGTGATATGATGTTGAAGTATAGGGTTGGAAACGGCTATGATGTGCATAGGCTGGCGGAGGGTAGGAAGCTGATGCTTGGCGGGGTTGAAATCCCCTACGAGAAAGGCCTGCTGGGGCATTCAGATGCGGATGTGCTTGTTCACTCAATCATGGATGCACTGTTGGGAGCCTGCGGCGAATCTGATATAGGAAAGCATTTCCCGGATAGTGATGCAGCCTACAAAGGAGTATCAAGTCTTGTTTTGCTGGGAAAGGTGAAAGATATTCTTTGCTCCAAGGGTTATACCATAGGGAATATCGACAGCATTATTGTGGCAGAAAGACCAAAGCTTGCGCCGCATATTGATGAAATGAAGAAAAGAATAGCAGATATACTGCAGCTTGAGATAGATTGCATAGGTATCAAAGCGACAACCACCGAAGGGTTGGGGTTTGCCGGAAAAGGCGAAGGGATTGCTGCTTATGCAGTAGCGAACATATTCAAGGGCTAAAATGGCGATAAGCGGCGCAATACTGCGTTGTGCTGCGGCATTTCGCCTTGCACGCCTTGTCTTGCTTGCTTCTAGCCATTTTATATAGGTATAGTGTTCAAGGGGGGGGAAGAATGTTTACGTTTAAAAGGAAGAGAAGCGGGAATATATATACATTCATTTCAATTATCTTGATACTTATCATTGTGTATGTGTTCAGAATGATATCTCCTCAAAAGGAAGTCGTATATTCCGATATAATTCAGTATAATAATATAAGGTATGTTTATATGGAGACTATAAAAAGTGCACCCCTCTTGTTTACAAGGAAGAGAACCGCCAACGAGACGGGATATATCATACTTGCACGAAGGGGTATCAGCATTCAAGAGGAGCTATATATATATGAGGGATATCTGAAATATAGGCGGTATGTGGTTCTGAAAGAATAGTGCCAAGGGGATTTCTCAAAATGTATGGTTAGCAGAAAAATAAGTATTGACATAGTATCTATTAACAATAATAATATATATAATCGAAAGTCTAATACAAAATATGAAAAAGATGCTTTTTCATACATATACAATTTAATATTTGATGCGTGGATCGGGAGGAGTAAATCAGAAAGGCTTACAGAGAGGAACCTTCAGCGGTTGAGAGGGGTTTTAGGATACTTGGGATTGAATTGCACCCGTGAGCACCGAAGAGGAAACTGTTTTTATATATGCGTAGTATTCTTCGGCGGGTTACCGTTAGATGATTGAATGTCCAAGAAGAGTGGAACCGCGGAATTGCCCGCCTCTTTATGAGGTGGGCTTGTTTATTTTGACATGAGCCACGTGCCAGACTACATAAGGAATGCTTAATATTAATTTAGGAAGGTGTTAGAAATGAAGCTATACAACACAATGACAAGAAAAAAAGAAGAATTTGTATCTATTGTACCTGGTGAAGTAAGGATGTACTCATGCGGGCCAACAGTTTACAACTATGCTCATATAGGAAATATGAGGGCTTATGTGTTTATGGATATACTCAGAAGAGTTCTCAAACACAACGGATACAAGCTTAAGGGCGTTATGAATATAACAGATGTGGGGCATTTGGTTTCAGATGCTGATGAGGGCGAGGACAAATTGGTCAAAACTGCTAAGGAGCAGAAGAAAACACCATTGGAGATAGCTGACTACTATACAGATATATTCATGAAGGATCTTAAGGCATTAAATATTAAGACCCCGGAAATAGTTCCCAAGGCAACCGAGCATATATCTGAAATGCTGGCATTTGTAGAGGGGCTTATGGATAAAGGCTATGCATACGAAACAAGTGATGGAATATATTTTGACATTACTAAATTTGAGGGCTATGGCAAGCTATCCAAGCTTGATCTTGAAGGACAGCAGGCCGGTGCCAGAGTTGACGTAAATGATGAAAAACGCCATCCGGCAGATTTTGCTCTTTGGAAGAAAGCACCAAAGGAACATATAATGCAATGGCCCAGCCCATGGGGAATGGGGTATCCGGGTTGGCATATCGAGTGTTCTGCCATGGGGAGAAAATACTTAGGGGATGTGTTTGACATTCATACCGGGGGTGTGGACCATATTCCGGTACACCATGAAAATGAGATTGCACAATCTGAGGCATTGCTTGGTAAGCCTGCTGTAAACTATTGGGCTCATGGGGAATTCCTTCTTGTTGATAATGGAAAGATGTCAAAGAGTCTTGGCAACACATACACAATAGCTGATTTAAAGGCTAAAGGCTTTAATCCGCTGGCATACAGATATTTCTGCCTCAATGCGGTCTACAGGAACAAGCTCAACTTTACCTGGGATGGACTGCAGTCTGCTCAAACAGCACTGGATCGTTTGTATGAGGGTGCCTTAGCTCATAAGAATGGAACTGATGAAGTTGACCCAGGTACTATTCAAATATTCAAACAGGAGTTTGAGGAAGCAATAAATGATGATCTTAATGCACCAAGGGCATTGAGCACAGTATGGAGTATTATCAGAAATCCTAAGAAATCAAAGGCGCTATTCCAGCTATTGGTTGAAATGGATGAAATTCTTGGGCTTGATATTGATAAGGTTGAAAAAAAGGAAGAATCGGCAGAACCAATATCTGATGAAATTAAAAAGCTCATAGAGGAAAGGCAGAGGGCAAGAAAAGAAAAAAACTGGGCTCTTTCCGACAAGATAAGGGATGACCTTAAGGCACAGGGCATAATACTTGAAGATGCTCCCGAGGGAGTAAAGTGGAAAAGGGTATAAAGCTAATGCAAAGGATGAGAAGTTATGTCTGATGTACTTTTAATGGTTGTTACAGGTTTGCTTGTCATAAACTTGATTATTTTGATAATCATAATGAATACAGGCTCGGCGGGTAAGCTTATCAAGCTTGAGACCCGCTTTGAAGCCATGGACAAAAATATAGACAAACTGGATAGGACAATAAAGGATGAAATGCTCCGAAATAGAGAAGAGCTGGCGGGCACCAATAAGAACTTTAATGGGATGATATCCTCGCAGATGTCAGAGATATCAAGCCTGCAGCGGAATCAGCTGGATATATTCTCCAAACAGCTTACAAATCTCACCCAGACAAATGAACATAAGCTAGACAAGATGAGAGAGACGATAGAGGAGAGATTGAGGCATCTACAGGAGGATAACAGCAAGAAGCTTGACCAGATGAGATCAACTGTAGATGAGAAACTGAGCGCCACATTGGAGCAGAGGCTTGGTGAATCCTTCAAACTGGTAAGCGAAAGACTGGAAATGGTTCATAAGGGCTTAGGGGAGATGCAGACCTTAGCTTCAGGGGTAGGAGACCTCAAAAGGGTGCTTACCAATGTGAAGACAAGAGGAACTTGGGGGGAAATTCAGCTTGGCAACATACTCGAGCAGATTCTGACCAACGAGCAATACTCGAAAAATGTGGCTACAAAGAAGAATTCCAGTGAAAGAGTCGAATTTGCTGTAAAGCTTCCCGGCAGGGACGAGAAGAATGGGGAAGTAGTATGGCTGCCAATAGACTCAAAGTTTCCTCAAGAGGATTACCAAAGGCTTATGGATGCACAGGAACAAGGAAATCCTACCTTGGCGGAGGAATCAGCGAAAGCAATGGAGATTAAAATCAAAAGCTTTGCCAAGGATATAAGGGATAAATACATAGATCCTCCAAGCACAACTGACTTCGCAATAATGTTCTTACCCACAGAGGGTCTTTATGCGGAGGTGCTTAGGAGACCGGGACTGTGTGACTGCCTGCAGAGGGAGTATAGAATAATAGTAGCCGGTCCTACTAATCTGATAGCGCTGCTTAACAGTCTGCAGATGGGCTTTAGGACCCTGGCGATAGAAAAGCGTTCCAGCGAGGTATGGACCCTTTTGGGAGCAGTTAAAACCGAGTTCGGCAGGTTCGGTGATATTTTGGACAAGACGCAGAAGAAGCTGCAGGAAGCAAGCAATACCATAGAAGATGCAGCAAGAAAGTCGCGAAGCATAGGAAGAAAGCTAAAGAATGTGCAGGAATTATCTATGGATGATTCTGCCATACTATTGGAGGATGTTGATGATACAGGCTCCTCGCAGATAGCTGCCTCGATAGAAGAATAGCAGGACGAATTTGAATATATGGTAGGTATGACATGGAAAATGATTACTTAGATAAAAACTACAGAAAGCTGCTGGAGGAGCTTCATCAACTGATGATGGACAACGGCAAGCTTCTGATATCTGACGTGAAGATGCTGAACCCCCTTGTACTCGCATATGTAGGGGATTCGGTCTATGATACTTTTGTCAGGACACTGCTTGTGTCAGGAGGATATGGGCAGGTTAAAAAGCTACACAAAATGTCCATAGAGTTCGTTAAGGCAAAAGCCCAAGCGGAAACTCTGGCAAAGATTACAGAGATGCTGACAGCTGATGAACAAGATATTGTGCGCAGGGGAAGGAATACAAAGTCTTCCACCATACCCAAGAATGCTGATCTTACCGACTATAGATATGCCACAGGCTTTGAAGCGCTGATAGGCTTTTTGTACCTTACAGGCCAGGTTGACAGGCTTATGGAGGTAATAAAAATGGTAGTAGAGGTTAAGATGAAGTTGCAGCAGTAGAAATCTCTGGACATGGCAGTCAGCTAACGGTTAAAATGGTATAAATAGGGGATTTCTATCAAAAAAGTTGCAAAGGTGGGAATAGGGTCGATGAAGGTTACGATTATTCAACATACTCCGGAGCCGGAAAAGCTCATAGCGTCTGCGGCAAAGCTCTGCTATTCTGCGGTAGGGGTAGAGAACATAATGGACGGCTTGGATGATGCAAAGATTGACAAGTTTTTGAATATGCTGATGGATTTAGGCCATGAGAGTCCTATTGAACATGTGGTATTTACCTTTGGGGTAGAAGGAGTAAGCAGAGTGCTGACTCACCAGCTTGTCAGGCATAGGATTGGATGTTCTTATTCCCAGCAGTCTCAGAGGTATGTCAAGCTTGAACAGTTTGAATATATAATACCTCATGAAATAGAAAAAATACCTGCAGCAAAGGAAAAATTCATAGCAGTCATGGAAGAAGACCAGAGGGTATATAATGAGCTTGTGGAGCTTCTCATGGAGGAGCATTTCAAAAGATATGCAGCCGAAGGTAAAACCGAGAAGCAGGCCAGGAGCATGGCTGAAAAGGCAGCAATTGAAGATGCACGCTATGTGTTCCCTAATGCCTGTGAGACAAAGATTGTTTTTACAATGTCAGCCAGGGCTTTGATGAACTTCTTCAAACAGAGATGCTGCAACAGAGCACAGTGGGAAATCAGGGAGATGGCTGAGGACATGCTGAGACAGTTGAAGGGCGTGGCGCCTATACTATTCAAAAATGCCGGACCTGGCTGTGTTGCCTCGGGGTGCCCCGAAGGAACCATGAGCTGCGGTAAAATGCACGAGGTGAGGAATAAATATTTAAACCTCTAAATAAATTGTTTTCAAAAAAATGTAGATAATAAAGAAATAACTATTATATTGGGTATTCCATAAAAGATCGGTTACGAGTTACGAGTTACGAGTTACGAGTGTTTAAGTAATGCTTCGAAGAATTACTTAAATCGCGAAACGCGAAACGCGAAACCCGGAACGGAAATATTTGACA
Proteins encoded:
- the ispF gene encoding 2-C-methyl-D-erythritol 2,4-cyclodiphosphate synthase, translated to MLKYRVGNGYDVHRLAEGRKLMLGGVEIPYEKGLLGHSDADVLVHSIMDALLGACGESDIGKHFPDSDAAYKGVSSLVLLGKVKDILCSKGYTIGNIDSIIVAERPKLAPHIDEMKKRIADILQLEIDCIGIKATTTEGLGFAGKGEGIAAYAVANIFKG
- a CDS encoding Mini-ribonuclease 3 — translated: MMDNGKLLISDVKMLNPLVLAYVGDSVYDTFVRTLLVSGGYGQVKKLHKMSIEFVKAKAQAETLAKITEMLTADEQDIVRRGRNTKSSTIPKNADLTDYRYATGFEALIGFLYLTGQVDRLMEVIKMVVEVKMKLQQ
- the rmuC gene encoding DNA recombination protein RmuC: MSDVLLMVVTGLLVINLIILIIIMNTGSAGKLIKLETRFEAMDKNIDKLDRTIKDEMLRNREELAGTNKNFNGMISSQMSEISSLQRNQLDIFSKQLTNLTQTNEHKLDKMRETIEERLRHLQEDNSKKLDQMRSTVDEKLSATLEQRLGESFKLVSERLEMVHKGLGEMQTLASGVGDLKRVLTNVKTRGTWGEIQLGNILEQILTNEQYSKNVATKKNSSERVEFAVKLPGRDEKNGEVVWLPIDSKFPQEDYQRLMDAQEQGNPTLAEESAKAMEIKIKSFAKDIRDKYIDPPSTTDFAIMFLPTEGLYAEVLRRPGLCDCLQREYRIIVAGPTNLIALLNSLQMGFRTLAIEKRSSEVWTLLGAVKTEFGRFGDILDKTQKKLQEASNTIEDAARKSRSIGRKLKNVQELSMDDSAILLEDVDDTGSSQIAASIEE
- the ispD gene encoding 2-C-methyl-D-erythritol 4-phosphate cytidylyltransferase: MNTAIILAAGKGARMNAGMNKQFIHIKGRPLLAHTLEAFQSCKAIDSIILVAGKDELQLCKEQIIDAFGFDKVDKLVEGGSERQQSVYNGILQLDDECEVVVIQDGARPIVPDGIIERCIEGAKAYGAVSAGMPAKETIKILDAEGFVECTPDRGKVWITQTPQAFRPDIIKKAHASAGNEGISGTDDAFLVERMGIKVKMIESTYENIKVTTPEDIIIAETIMNKNFQ
- the cysS gene encoding cysteine--tRNA ligase, with the translated sequence MKLYNTMTRKKEEFVSIVPGEVRMYSCGPTVYNYAHIGNMRAYVFMDILRRVLKHNGYKLKGVMNITDVGHLVSDADEGEDKLVKTAKEQKKTPLEIADYYTDIFMKDLKALNIKTPEIVPKATEHISEMLAFVEGLMDKGYAYETSDGIYFDITKFEGYGKLSKLDLEGQQAGARVDVNDEKRHPADFALWKKAPKEHIMQWPSPWGMGYPGWHIECSAMGRKYLGDVFDIHTGGVDHIPVHHENEIAQSEALLGKPAVNYWAHGEFLLVDNGKMSKSLGNTYTIADLKAKGFNPLAYRYFCLNAVYRNKLNFTWDGLQSAQTALDRLYEGALAHKNGTDEVDPGTIQIFKQEFEEAINDDLNAPRALSTVWSIIRNPKKSKALFQLLVEMDEILGLDIDKVEKKEESAEPISDEIKKLIEERQRARKEKNWALSDKIRDDLKAQGIILEDAPEGVKWKRV
- the thyX gene encoding FAD-dependent thymidylate synthase: MKVTIIQHTPEPEKLIASAAKLCYSAVGVENIMDGLDDAKIDKFLNMLMDLGHESPIEHVVFTFGVEGVSRVLTHQLVRHRIGCSYSQQSQRYVKLEQFEYIIPHEIEKIPAAKEKFIAVMEEDQRVYNELVELLMEEHFKRYAAEGKTEKQARSMAEKAAIEDARYVFPNACETKIVFTMSARALMNFFKQRCCNRAQWEIREMAEDMLRQLKGVAPILFKNAGPGCVASGCPEGTMSCGKMHEVRNKYLNL